The nucleotide sequence GAGTAAAAACACAGTTACAGGGAAAATGTGTCTGTCTGCAAATATTAACTAAACATTTCTATGTGCTACAAAATAGACATAATTGTAAATGTAATGAGGTGAAACTATACTTTCAACAATATTACCACTACAGTCTGTTAACCACCGAAATAATCTATGCTGGTCAGCTAGCTAAAAGTCTTTACTTTAGCAGCCCAAATCAGAGGCTAACATTAGCATTTGCTAGCGTCAGCCAGGAAGGTCTGAGGCTTAAACTAGGGTTAGTGTAATTTTGCCCGAAACCCTTTAAAGTGTACAGTAGAGCCAACTGTAAAACACAGGTATTGATATAGTACTTATTAGACTCCTATAATAATTTGTTCCTCTCTATACATACCATGAAGTTCTCCCTTTTCCCAGTTATCTACATCGCTGACTTTCGCTAATTAGCTAGTTAGCAGTCACAGCTGTGTAATACCCAGAAAGACACAGACAGCTAACTATAATATTTATGAAAACTGGTTCAGCCACTGAAGGGCAGAACTGGTGGTATCAcagtaaaaattatttttaacattaactaaaatgaaaattttTAAACCTAAATAacgattatttaaaaaatgagtcaGCAAAATATTCCTGACTTGTCTGGAGACAGCCGAAACCAGAtaacaaataaattaacaattctttctaaataaaaatgcggagtcttttgaaaaaaattattttaataaaagaaaacatttgttttaatacTTACCACGGAAATTTGAAGGCAGTTTCTCCAACTCCAGAGTCCAAAATCCAGATGAAGCCTGAAAGAAGTCTAATGGCTGCTCTTGCTCTGacttttccctccttttttgggtcctttttcccacaatgcattgcagTAGTTGAGAAATACGGAAAAATACCTGTAAATGACTAATACGGAAAATTCCTTCACGTTTATACGGTAgattgtactgtatttttacggattttttttacagtgcacaGCAGCAACAtctacaacaaaaagaaaattaaaggcaCCAAGGTGCTGCCAAAGTTCAGTTACAGTCCATAACTAAACCCAATTGAAGTGATGTGACAGGACCTTCACAgaactgtgcataaacaaatgcctgcaAACCTATATGAATGGAAACAGCACTGGAAACAAGACTGGGCCAAATTTCCTCCACAATATGAGACTGACAGTCATATGGACAGAGTTTTGGAGGGTTCTGGTGCTAAAAGAGCTTCTACAAGCTAATGAATCATtgaatgtgtttagtttttcacacacagcttcttcatttccttttcttttgggTAGATGAATAATGATATGGAGTGATATGTCATGTGTTTATGTTAATTTGATGTTGCATTTACCAAATTTTAAGACATGGTaagaaaaagattttattttttattgttccctgatatgtaaaacttcagcaggttgtcctTTCTGTTTGCTATCACGGTAGTTTGACTTCTGTTTCAACCCCAGAGCAAAAACCGAATAAGCTAATCAAGACATAGAAGAAGCTCTATACTGTGTAGCAAGATAAGCACCTAACATATTGATGAGGAACACCAACCCTGGCATGAGTTCATGATTCATTGATCAGAATATGATTTGTAACACTTGACATGAAATCATTTTGAAAGTTATTTAGTGTTAGCTGACCTGACCCTGTAGTTGGGAACTTGCTAAAAAAGGTGTCGTGTTTGATCTTCATTTATCTTCATGCTCATGTCAAAATATAGTTTAAGGTCTGACAACTTAACCATACAACAACTATGAATGAATAGTTTAATTAAGTTTATTGTGTGATTttcataaatgtgttttgtatCAAAAGCAATGCTGGTTCAAGCTGAGCTCACACACTGGGGAGAACACGAGAATCACACATTTTTAATCATAAACTGTGGTTCATTTCTTCAGCTGGGGTGGAATCAGCAACATTTTACTCAAGCACACATATAAACCCCTACACCacaatatgcaaattcttaCACACTCACAAGTGTATTACAAACGAATCAGGATATCACTGGAAACGTACCTGTAACAATGGAGCAACATCATGTAATTATGTAATGTATTTAAACTCAGTGGTTTTCAGGAGCCCATGCAGTGATCGCCATTACAGAATCTGTTCTCAATGCAGTGCAGACTGAAAAGCCATCCTTGTGAGTCTGTGTGCCACAACACCCGAAGGAATATGctaaatatacataataattgTTTTTgacaattaataataataaacatatatataaatatacaaaatGAACCAAAGTTTCCTGGATAATGAGCCAAAAATATTTGCACTTTGAGCATTTGTCCTCCAGGAGGCGCCAAAATAGGAGATCTGTCAGTCTGgtagattcttttttttaaactgatgattagataaatacttaaatatttaattaatcaGTTAGGACCTCTTactatataataaaaaaataactgacATAATAGCTGAAAACCACTGAAATCTTTTGGTGTCCAAAACATCTGACTTCATGTGGTCTGAATTCATCTCTTAAAATCCTCTGAATCCACAGCAGGATACAGATAGCACAATTAGCACAAACAGTTACAGTTCAGCATTACCTGTAAGTTGAAGTATGAAAACATTTGAGATGCAGAATGTCACCGCCGATCTCATATTAAACCACAAACAGCACAGAAAGCTAAATGTTCagtggaaaaaaggaaagacaaaTAACAGAATGCAAagctcatattttttttattcatttttactgaAACACATATTACAATTCAAATTGtgcatttcatttgaaatttaTTAAAATATCAGCTTAGCACGTTAAAATcaaaaactctgtttttctctttctagACCCAAAAGCTTCATTTTTATGATTTCTGCCAAACCTGAAACTTCACAGCTTCTTTATATGAGCGTGTCGTTTGTACACAGGTGGCATTAAATGTTACAGGAACAGTGAAAACGATATTATTAATGTCTTTAATAGGCTACTTGTAAAATTTGAGCTTAAAGAGATGGTCGCACAGAAAGCAGCTAGAAACAAAATAGCCAACGTCAGTGTGAAGCCAGCAGGTCAAAAGTTAAACTAAACCAAACAGAGTGATCATGTGGCTACGAGGGAGAGTGAAGACTACAGTTGATCCAAACATAAAGGGAAAGTGTTCCCAAGCCAACCAAAGGCTACGAGATGCCCAGAGACAAGCTGTCAGCTACAAAGTGATGCTCAATGACTCTAAGGCTTTCTGTAGAAGCTCCTTATAACATGCTCACATTTGTGAAATTCAAAGAATATCATAGATTAAAAATAGCAGCATTAAAAATCTACGCTCATGTGACATAAAAAAACTTTGAAATATATGAAACATACATGTATCACCATAACATGGTATTTATAAGGATAACATAACAATTTTACTATAGTTTTCTTTCACTTGTGATGTACAGACATATTTTTTTCTgataaactgaaaatgaaacttCTGAATTCTGGTAAGATGGTCGCAGTGACGATAATTTCCTCACATTTTTGTTGTGCGTTTTTCTGAAACAGACTCCTCCATTAGGGCGGCCCCctgtttaaatttaaaacacacacacaacttagATTACTTAAGTTTgaatagaaaacaaagaaaaacaaagcaaagtcaGCACAGAAGAGACAAAGTGATGATAAAAAATTTCTGTTCCTAATTTAATCTGTAATTAGGAtcctaaagttaaaaaaaaatacacaaggtTGAAATAATACAGAATGTAAAACTGCTTTTGTAGGTCCAAAACAAAATAGATCAAATCAAACCTGGAAGGTGAACAACAGATAGAATGATACACTTACCTCTGGCCCCTTAATTTCAAGAGCAATGCTTTCctacagagacagaaaaaacagaGGATCATGTATTTTACTTGTTCTTCAGTCCCATCTGGACTGAGGtggtttacatattttttttaaaaagtcactgGACTCTTCAAAGAGCAACACGATGTTACCTTGTGTCCTGGTGGAGTTGTCTTTTTAATCAGATCTTCAGCAACATCAAAACATTCCCCCCATCTTTTACTGTTGAGTTTCTTCTGCATTTCTTCGGTCAGCTTATCTTTTGCTGCTTTTCTTATCATCTCTGTGAGTacattttcttcctcctccaaAATCATTTGGTCGTAAAGAAGTTTTCTGTCGCAGCAACCTGAGCaattctctctcttttcacaGCATTTCTTCCATCCAAGTGGTAAcacaaaggtaacaaaaacaaagccaaCCAAGAGTGCACCCAAGCCAATAAGCTGAAGGAGAAGAAACAAAGATCATATTTTTAACTCATAATCTGAAATCACAAAACTGTAAAAGAGGAAATGTATTTAGTTAAACAGGTAATATCTGGAAAAATTCATGtctgtgttctttttttctttttaactcatCAGTTTCTTCGTCATTTGACAGGACAATTCCAAAAACCAGCACACCTGGTGTGCATCTGCTAATTAACCCCTTCCTATAAAGTAGGTGTGAAGTCAGagtagagagaaaaaaattaagtgGAACAGACTAGAGTGCAAAAGCCTCATCAGCTGATGATGACtaaagacttctggaacaacatCCTTTGGATTAATGCGACCAAAGGGTAGGTGGTGAACACCTGAAATCAGCTACCAAGCGTGGTAGTGGAGTTGTGAGGGTTTGAGGCTGTTTAGCAGCCACTTGTCACCTTGCTTTGATGGAACCGTGATTTCCTCTGTATGTCTAAGTATCCTAATGTGAGCCTGTCTggctgacagctaaagcttcgcCCCAACTGAGTCATACAACAGGAAAGAGATTCCAAGAACAGCAGCAAATTTCCAACAGattggctgaaaaagaaaagaaccaaCATGCTGCTCTGGTGCAGTCAaactccagacctcaacctgactgaactgcctgcagagagctgcttaTGGACAAATATCTGtgaacctcaatgaactgaagccaTGTTGTAAAGAAAGGTGGACCAGGAGTTTGGACCACAATGATATGAAAATCATACAGAAAACAGCTCATTAAGTGTAGTGTATAGAGTCACGTGAAAACATATCAAAATCTGGTTGTTTTATTCCAAACACTGGATGGTTTCAGCAGCTCTCTGATGCAAAGTCTCCCTGTATTGGTCACTGGATTCTTCAAGGTCAGATGTGACCATCCATACCATCCATTTATACTTGTAATTTATGAGTATAAATAGTGAAAGAGATCAAAAATTTAAGTGAAATAAACTTATTACAACCTCACTATTCCTGCAGATATTCAGGTTAATCTTAGataaaggagtaaaaaaaacacagagtggTACTGTATGATGTGTGAAGAACAACAACTTTACTCACCATGGATTTGTTTTTCAGCTTAGCAATCAGGACTCGTtcctcagctgtgatgttttttttgtctttgcagcCTAACTGTGGATGTTCTTCATATGTATTGCAACAGCAAACAAACCAGTCTCCATCGATGAACACGGACAATACCCAAAGCAGACCAATGCAAACTGCCTTCGTAATTTGTAAACACAAAACCAAGAAAAGTTTGCACCCGCAtttgcaacaacaacaagaacaagaacAACAGGTGCATGTAGGACATGTGCATGTACCACATGTGTATTTCCAGACTCTCTTGAATGGCTCGTCTGTCCAGAGTTGTAAAgcacataaaattaaaaaaggtaGAACCAAGTAGAAGGAGCAGGTTGTTATGTCAGCATCGCAAGTGCAGTTTAAATCCTCGTCAAGCACATAATTGTGAACAAAAATCACAATCATTGCGACATACGTGCTGTATTGTTTGATGGCAAATTTTGGGAAGAAGGTCTTCATCTTGGGTGCTGAGGTTAGCTTCTGCTGAGAGCTGCAAACTTAAACTGAATATATTCTGAGAGGAAACTGTTCTCTTCCTGTACACAGAAGAATAACTGCAGCCTCTTTTATCTTCCTGGGTTTTGATCTTGAAAAGTTcttgcagtattttttttttatttctctgaatacttcttctgtcttttgttcctctttttttaaaaaagcttctAAATTACAAACTATTGAAGAAATCAGCCAGATAACACTGCAGCTTCAAAGAGTGAACAAGATGTAGCACAGAGTAAAACctgttgaaaacatgtttttctgacCACCTTTGACCCAGTCCTTCAAATCTCAGTAGAAAGAATCGTCACTCGCAAAGATTTCggttaaatcaaacaaaaaatgtttctaACCAAGCTATGGAGACAATATTGTCATCATTTGAAACAATATGCAAGCAAAGACATATGATGTGGGATTGACAgctgactttttaaaaaccttttttaacttgtaaatggcctgtatttatatagcgctttactggtccctaaggaccccaaagcgctttacatatccagacatccacccattcacacacacattcacacactggtgatggcaagctacgttgtagccacagccaccctggggcgcactgacagaggcgaggctgccgaacactggtgccaccgggccctctgaccaccaccagtaggcaacgggtgaagtgtcttgcccaaggacacaacgaccgagactgtccaagccggggctcaaaccggcaaccttccgattacaaggcgaactcccaactcttgagccacgatcgcccactTGTAGGGGAAAAGAGGACGACGATCAGAGTACAGCACATggaataattaaattaattcatatttatttgtttgagtGAATCTTAAAACTTCAGAAGAGGAAATGAAGATGGCACAAAGACGAAGACACAGGAAGTGTGAAACTGTATTCAGGAGGAACTATTTGGGCTGAGAACAGATTTGAACATAAACCACAAGTGTTCATGGTTACAGGTGCACAGCTTtgtgaatgttttgttttttctaattcctaaagtctgttgttttctgcttttttttttaacttatttgcAGGAGGAGAATGTTGGCTTTAACATCTTTAAATCATATCTGTGAACAAAGTTATTTTTATACGATGCTGTTTGCACTGTGACTTTGGTTGAGCTCAAAAAATGTGCAGTATGTAACTTATCATGCAGAGGGTGCGAAACATCAAATAAAAGTGCTGGTGTGATTATACAGGACTGATATGATACAATGAGAAGTCAATATGATTGAGCTTTCATTCTGCTGTGCGTTCTCAGCTAAAGCTCCTCCACCAAGTTTCGTTTGTCTCATCTCCTACAGATACAATGTAGCAACTAAAACTTCCTTCAGCATCGCGCACTGAGGCTGACTCTGGGTGACAGGAAGGAGAACAATCTGGAGAAAAGACAAAGGTGTTTTTCGCTGCTATCCTCTCACGCTCTCTTTCTGTCTTGCTGTCAAATACAAAattcaaaaaagtaaaaatattgtCACAATAGTAAACAGATACTAATAACACTGTCACATTAGCAGATATTACAACCACAGATGCCACAACGTTTCTGTTTTCGAATTAGTTTATGTGCACTGTCATATCTCTGCATAACAATGAAATGCAGAGTTGCTTGTTTTGTTATAGTTTGTGTTTACAGCTCTTTCTGGCTCTCTCTTTGTATTGCAAAGTCATTATTAAAATAGTGGTACTCAGTTAGGCTTTGTCGGGGTCAGGACAggtctttgtttctctctgtgttcagTTGCATGTAGCGTGGAGGGCGGATTCTACTGGGTTTCCGCCCCGGGTGGAGCCGAGTCTCCAGGCTTGCTGCCACACACCTGAAAGCAAGGCCCAATTTCTTTTCTGTTGTCTTGGTTGCACATttgtaaaggttttttttttctttcacctgTGTATCAACACATCAAGCAAAGGTGATAACAAAATCACTGCAAGTGCTCCATTCAACAACAGTGCAGGCGGCAAATATAGACCCAGGACTGGAAGGGGAGTGTATGAGGTGTGATcccactcctgaaattcagataaattatGTCCACTTGATATTTGGGATCTGATTTTTATGTGCTCTCAAAGTATCTGACTATTCATCCCACTCAACTGATACTCATCAGCAGCAGAGACGTGTGTTATGTTTACATACACTGAAGATGGTGAAGGGTTGCTTTACAGGGGGACTGAATATGAACATATACTCAGTTACCAGTAGGGGGCTCTGTGACTGATAGAAATAGGAtaaggagagaaaaagagagaaagtatGGTAGTATGTAATGGATGGCTAACTACTGCTGAATACACGTTCCACTATAAACCAAGCTCCTTCTCCGTTCTTCTGTTGAATACACCACAGCGTGGAGATACATCAGAACTGAGGAAATGCAGAagaaggaaaatacagagtttagAGCAATGAAAGTAGGTTGAAGATGCATACTTTAGCATCAGAAAGAAATGAGATAACACTGGTTCACTGACACGTCTTTTATCCCAGTGAGATAGTCAGTTTCTTTTCCCCCAATATCGCTTATGTAACAACTGGCTCTCAGAGCTGTCTAGATGTGGCTCTCAAAGAGTACCAATGCAGAACTGACTCTGTAGAAGCTGTGGTACCAAAGTCAGGCCAGACTTAACTGACCCTTAAATGCCACAGAACATCAGAGAGTCGAGTATGTGGCACATACACTGTACTGCTACAAGTATTCGTTtgtctgccttcacacacataCTTGAGTGGCATCTTATTATTAATCTATAGAGTTTATTGGATGTCAGCCCACCCTTTtcagctataacagcttcagctcttctgggaaggctttccacaagttTTATGAGTGTTTATGGAAATTTTTGACTGTTCTTCTAGAAGCGTATTTGTGAGGGCTGACAACAATGTTAGACgagaaggcctggctcacagtctccACTCTGACCTCAGGGGTGCTCTGtgcaggactctgtgcaggccagacTTGCTCACCCATGTCTTTATGGAGCTTTCTTTGTGTACTGGTGCTCAgacatgttggaacaggaaggagCCATCCCCAAACTTTTCCTGCAAAGttgcatgaaattgtccaaattGTGGTGtcctgaagcattaagagtttcGTGACTgaacttgttgcacaggtgcaCTACCACTGTACCACTCTGGagttcactgagctcctgagagtgaCCAGTCTTTCGCAAATGTTCTGCATGCCTGGGtccttgattttatacacctgtggctgtggaagtgattggaacacctggaTTGAGTTGTTTGGATGGTTGAGTGAATACATTTGGCAATGTAGTGTACCTACatgcaggggtggggaactccaggcctcaagggccggtgtcctgcaggttttagatctcaccctgggtcaacacacctgaatcacatgaccagttcattaccaggcctctggagaacttcaagacatgttgaggaggtcatttagcaatttaaatcagctgtgttggatcaaggacacatctaaaacgtacaggacaccggccctcaaggcctggagttccccaccccggCTATGTTGTGTACCTGAAAatttcctttttaacaggaagaaacctccaacagaaacAGGGAGAGGAGATATCTCCCACCAACTTTGAATATCTCAAACAATACAGTTTATATGATCGTATTAAATTATAAAATTAGTAAAatcatgaaaaatattcaagtcATTTCAAATCAAACTTTTATTAGTCACAACTTGTAGTGTACAGCGACTCTGACAATAGTGATATAATAAACTTGCAAGCGTATTTGACTGTGTATTGATATCACATCCTATGAATATTTTATCATCACGCACCTTTATCTCAGTAACAGACAGGAAGATTGACAGAAATAATGTTTTGTCTTCTTGCAACAATTATTATATATTTGCAGCCGCATTTGCCAAAATACAATGTAATATACcacaaaaaaatagaaaagaataaaacatacagcaaagaaaccaaaaaaagaggaagagagatgtaaAAAGCTGCCCAGCATAGTTcatataaaatgttaaaaattttaaactgtatagtaaaactgaaatgaatctGTAAAAACAAGATATACTTTTAGCTGGAGTTTGAAATTTTGATTTCAGAAAACTGCACCATGATTCAGcatttcacaaaataaaatcaatcagCGCTGCACATGTTGACGTAGAAAAAGCTGTGGATTCGGTGGTGGTGGCACCTCCTGCGGCCGCATCTGTAGCTCATCTTTtagttgttcttgttttttacaAAGTTTTGGTTCACTTGACTTTTCAACCATGTTTGCAGCTGCGTCGAGACATTCTATCCAGTCCTTTTGAGTTTCACTTATTTGGTTAAAGATTGTTTTGGTTAgctcttcttttgctgcttctGTGAGAATCTCTTTCAGTAAATATTCTCCCTCCTCCAAGATCACCGTGTCAAATACAATTCTTCTTCTACAGCAGCATTCAAAGCATCTCTTCCAGTCGAACAGTGACATCAGGGCTGCCAGACCAATGATGCCAAAGAGCAGACCAAAGCCAATGTTCTGAAAAAGAAGTGTGAAGACATCAGGCTGATCGGTCAGAATAAGAACAATGTACAACCTGAAAATAAGGTAAGAACTACTCACCcttgatttatttttcatttcaatgATGGTTATATTTtcctcagctgtgatgttttgtttgtctttgcaTGCTAAGTTTGTCCGATTATTAGACTTTTCTAGATTACAGCAAACATACCAGTCTCCATCCATGAGCACAGAAACGACCCACAGCAGACCAACACAGCCTGCTTTGAGAATACGAATGAGAAGAACTCCACATAACTCTGTCCTGCAGCATTTACTCTGCTCCTGCCGTTGCTCCTGTTCCTGTGATGCAACAGCAGCAGGTGACGGTGACTCACCATCTTTTTTTGAACCTTTACATCTACACGCGAACGTAAACTTACAGGCTGTCTTAAATTTCTTGTCTGTCCAAAGTATTAAGATGAAGATAATACAAGCTGGCAGAGCCATGTATATGCCACAGTCAGGAGTTCCTTGTTTGCAGGTGCACGCCATATCTCTCTCAAGCAAAAGATTGTAAGTAAAACTGCCAACGATGGTGACAAAGATGCTGAGTTCCCGAAAGGGAAAatttgtcaggaagtccttcATCTTTGGACGACAGTTTACATCTGATGAGAGCTGCAGCTTGAAATGTAAAGATGCATCAAGAAAGACCACAAGCATttcctttttgaaaaaaataaaactgtacacTGTAGAAAGCTCTTCTGAAAAGGGGAGGGCTTTGAGGTACTCATGAAAAATCAGCTCTCTGTGCAACATTTCTGATCATCAAaataatattgttttttattttttaaatacaatgaTACAAAATGAAAATTACCTAAAATTATTACATatgtaatacattttattattcttattactaTTGTTTGAATTATAGATCAAATGGGGTAACATGGTGGTTGttacgtccctctgcagcccctaatcTCCTCAGTGTGTTCAGCTAGTGCTAACTGGCCACACCTAGACAGGTGTTGATAAAAGCATACCTGAGGCAGGCTTTCAGGGAGCTCACTTGTCTTTGCCtggtggcaccagccattttagccaacctgctgtgacattttaagataaaacctcttctcacCTACACTCTGGTATTCGTCTTCTTTTATGTTGTGGCTTTTGAGCCGGGTCATaacagtggtgcagtggttagcactgctgcctcacagcaagaaggttctaAGTTTGAATCTATGGGCTGGTTTCATGTTCTCCCTCATCCCTGCAGGTTCTTTCTGTGGattctggcttcctcccacagaccAGAGACATGCAATTCATGTATTTCCTGCAGTTGTGATGTGAGCATGAATGAAGGTTGTctgtctccctgtgtttgccCTGTAATACACTGGAGACCTGCCCAGGGTGTACTCTGCTCTTCATCGTGGGACAACTGGAAAAGGCTGCAGTAGATAGGCTTGATATTTGTTCATAGAGATGACCCAAAACAGCAGTCAGTGTAGCAGATTATGTAAAGTGGCTGAGGTTTGCATCTTGCATCTGCTCAGAGTAACAGTATATACCTTCGAAGCATATATGCACAGGAAACCATGGatttcctgttgttgttttttttttttaaattaaagcatATTTGCATTTCATCATAGATGTGCCTGAGTTATTGTTAATGTATTAAATCTCAATCTCTAAATGTTTTCTTGTAGTCTATTAAATTAGAGTTTGGCTCCAATTTTCCTTCGTGATCATGCCTGTACTTCCTTTAGTTTAATGTTTTATACACTAATTTAAATGATGGATGTGCCCACTGTACAACCACCTAGACTCGGCATTATCAGGTCTTAATTTAAGAGCAGGTGTGACTGccagttatttgtttttttgttttttctttttcttttttaacctgAAGTGACCATTTTAGAGTACTAAGCTACAAACTAATGATAGAAGACTTGCTGCTAATCAGTGCAGAAACAATCGAATAAAATATTAGTAACTTACCAAAACTGAAATCTTTggatctattattgtacgatctactgtacaatataaagcgccttgaggcgactgttgttgtgatttggcgctatataaataaagttgaattgaagtgaaacaacattttttttttgatatCGTGTACCTCATTGCCATATTTACTGGACAGGCAAGTCCTATAGACAGctggcacacctgtgaagtCTGACACCTTACGGCTGTTAAAAAGACCGCCAGTGAATTCCAAACCTTGTTCTTGTGTGTCAGCACAATAAAATTCAGGTTAAGTTCACAGACCttcaccttcttttttttttctctagtaATTTCCTGAAAAATAGTGAGGTAACTTGAGAGAGATACAGTTAAAGTGATGTAATCTAAACTTTGATTTTCTGTTAAGCTACAACATGACTGAGGATGGTCTCATCCCATCAGTGCCACTGAGGTGGGTCTGTCAGTGTTCAGTGGACCACAATCTAAAAATGTTTCCTAATTTTTTCCTAGTTTCAGT is from Oreochromis niloticus isolate F11D_XX linkage group LG20, O_niloticus_UMD_NMBU, whole genome shotgun sequence and encodes:
- the LOC102081577 gene encoding uncharacterized protein LOC102081577 isoform X1; amino-acid sequence: MKTFFPKFAIKQYSTYVAMIVIFVHNYVLDEDLNCTCDADITTCSFYLVLPFLILCALQLWTDEPFKRVWKYTCGTCTCPTCTCCSCSCCCCKCGCKLFLVLCLQITKAVCIGLLWVLSVFIDGDWFVCCCNTYEEHPQLGCKDKKNITAEERVLIAKLKNKSMLIGLGALLVGFVFVTFVLPLGWKKCCEKRENCSGCCDRKLLYDQMILEEEENVLTEMIRKAAKDKLTEEMQKKLNSKRWGECFDVAEDLIKKTTPPGHKESIALEIKGPEGAALMEESVSEKRTTKM
- the LOC109196280 gene encoding uncharacterized protein LOC109196280, whose product is MLHRELIFHEYLKALPFSEELSTVYSFIFFKKEMLVVFLDASLHFKLQLSSDVNCRPKMKDFLTNFPFRELSIFVTIVGSFTYNLLLERDMACTCKQGTPDCGIYMALPACIIFILILWTDKKFKTACKFTFACRCKGSKKDGESPSPAAVASQEQEQRQEQSKCCRTELCGVLLIRILKAGCVGLLWVVSVLMDGDWYVCCNLEKSNNRTNLACKDKQNITAEENITIIEMKNKSRNIGFGLLFGIIGLAALMSLFDWKRCFECCCRRRIVFDTVILEEGEYLLKEILTEAAKEELTKTIFNQISETQKDWIECLDAAANMVEKSSEPKLCKKQEQLKDELQMRPQEVPPPPNPQLFLRQHVQR
- the LOC102081577 gene encoding uncharacterized protein LOC102081577 isoform X2, encoding MILEEEENVLTEMIRKAAKDKLTEEMQKKLNSKRWGECFDVAEDLIKKTTPPGHKESIALEIKGPEGAALMEESVSEKRTTKM